ATTCTAATAATAATGGTGAACAAGGTGCCTCCCCTgttgatgttgttgttggtggtggtagtaGCGTCGAACCATCCGGTAGCGAAATTGTCGCTCCAGGGGAAGAACCTCCCTCTGGAGCAGGTGGGGAACCGGACTCATCAACACAGGGAATATCACCAACATCATCCTTACCAGCAGCAGGAAAAACATCACATTCACCAGGaacaagaacaaataatgtaccattcccccttccttccaggaaggggaatggaaggaaggaagggatggaCAACCCTTCGGaactccttaccccataccttcctaccattcctgtctTCATTGGTCTTTCTGTTACGAGTTATttactttggaaggtaagaaaaaaaaaaaaaaaaaagaagaagatttttttttcctttaaaatgagcAAATTATACACATGTTTTATAATGATAATTACTCTTCTAATAACAAAATTTCACACTCTAAAAACACACCCTAGCAACCTTCCAttttaccacccctaacaaacttttcctttttattctctgcAGTATCTTGCCTTACCTGgtaaaagaaaacgttacagaagagctcctCAAATACGTGGTCCACTTcccttagaacagcagattgttgacgaagtggacgaccaggcagatggtacacatgaatataccttagtaaaggaacgcaaacctcgttctacgcctataaaaaggaggaaaaaacggggcGTTGATCGCCGTGCTGTTGGTCGTCGTCGTGGTGtgcgtcgccgcatgattattgatattcatttagaagtcttagccgaatgccaaaaaggggatctgcattcgacgaaggggGATTATTTTACCATTCTTGTTCAAGAgtttatgggaagcgaattcataaaagaggaaaatgttcctaaggaacaggttgaaagttcagatttcgggtttagggaggaagactttcttcctaaggaacaagttcACATTTCAGATTCCacgtttagggaagaagactttattcctagggaagatgttcctaaggaagaaattcctaagtttgatgttcctaagggacaagttccatgttcagattccgggtttagggttaatgttcctaaggaacaggttccaagttcagggTTCCGGTTTTAGGAAAGGAGAatttgttcctatggaagatatttctatggttgatgttcctaaggaacaggttccaagttcagattgcAGGTATacggtgtagtaaatattttatttctattcaAAACGATAAGatattatttacatataattaattttttcatcatggAATAAGACACCCTGTGAGAGACATCCAAATATTAGGAAGTGCTAATATAGGAAGTATGGACGCAGAACCTATTAAAATTGATTTGTTCAATGAACGCACACATCTCtctggaattttttcttcattaggGTTGCTGTAACACATGGAGAAAGGAACGAATTTAAGGAATAAGGAgtatctcttttttttttgtttcacctTTTCACATGGTTTATATGCTTATGTGTGATTTATcaacatgtatatatgcgaGACCgcgtaaaaattttttttattatatgaaggtgttttttttttcttcgtttttttcgtATTGTACTAAGGTGCttatgttcatgtgtaaccaatataagtggaagaaaaatttttttcctccttcactttattttgatttgtttgcaACTTCCTTACTTAAGGTTCAAGgtgcttattcattttgttataaaatattgactttataaatattttgttttttgttttttaaaatacacgAATATTTCTTCAAAGAGATCAGCACCTTTTTCCGCATCCGTGTTGGGAGTACCTTATCTCAAGTTGTCAtttaaacatacaaatgaaggaaagaaaaaaaagtagtgaaatatgaagaaaaggaataaaaaaaaaaaagaagaaaaagtaaaaaaagaaggaggggatGAATACCACTCTGCTCTTTCCACACTGTATGAACTGTGTGCGCAGTGTTATTTATATCACGCCGCCCCTTCAGGAGGGGGTGAGGGAACATTCCCTTTcaatgttacattacatacgatgataacttatattcCTGCGATTCGGTGtgttatttattcttcttcctcttctggaCGGTGATCTATCATATACGGTAGAAACTTCTGTGGAATCACCAGCTGACGAATGTGCTGAGGTTGCTGTTAAATTGGATGATGAACCTACTGTGGTAGTTGCGTATTCTGCTGTATAAGTGACGTCGTCTCCTGAGAAGGATGTGTTTAATTCATGTTCGATGGTggaccttctttttcttcttctaccaTAGAGGGTTCCACCTATTCCagagaataaattggtatactaagaaggaaaagaagaaaaaaaagaagggtaggaatttgtacatatatatgtagtgtgAAGtctatttatatgtattttgtatgtgtattttcgtgtattttaaaagagaaatattAGTAATATACTATTATTTACACTTCTACGTATAGTGgtcataattattttaaagtacataattgtccattataattacaattataattatatttgtttattataattatgtagtactaccttatatagaaaaaaaagaacggctggtaatcctattgtaGCAAGtacaccagacacagcagcaggggtGATGCTGCTCCCAGCGCCTACAACTTCGTCATTCTCctttctgtgactaccaccaccgtcactccctccctttccttctccaccagtTGCAGCTGAAAAATATGTAGacaaaaggaataatattagCGTACtcttatttcctccttttttctcattccttcttccctttccttcagaAAGTGctattctttcccttcttcaggGAAGTacctccctttccctttcctcctgaagaagaaggaaggctgTTCTTTCCCTCATGAAGTAgatggaattttttccttccctcctcaaggagaaggaatgttgttcctttccccttcggAAAGTTGATCCATTCCCTTAGGACGGTTACTTTGTCCCCTTCCCGCCTTAGTCCTCCTTTCATGCTtattccttagaccctcctttccttccttggaccacctctttccttccttccaccgaACACAAACCtaacacccacctaacacccacctaacacccacctaacacccacctaacacccacctaacacccacctaacacccacctaacacccacctaacacccacctaacacccacctaacacccacctaacacccacctaacacccacctaacaaccttcctaccacccacctaacaaccttcctaccacccacctaacacccacctaacacccacctaacacccacctaacacccacctaacacccacctaacacccacctaacacccacctaacacccacctaacacccacctaacacccacctaacacccacctaacaaccttcctaccacccacctaacaaccttccttccacccctaacacaaccttccttccatctaccacccttaacacaccttccttcctcataacaacccacctaacaaccttccttccacccctaacacaaccttccttccttctaacaacccacctaacaaccttccttccacccctaacacaaccttccttccacccctaacacaaccttccttccaccctaacacaaccttccttccacccttaacacaccttccttccttctaacaacccacctaacaaccttccttccacccctaacacaaccttccttccacccctaacacaaccttccttccaccctaacacaaccttcctttcaccttaccacctaacagcccgcctaccaccaaccacctacaCGGATGCATATtaaccacctaccaccatagAAAACTAACACAATCTACCCCTCTATCCAAAAGCCCCTCCGATCGTCACTTACCTTCAGAAACGACGGCGTCGCCAAGGTCGAAGTCATCCCCAGCAGAAGGTTTCTTTGGCGTGGGGGTGCAACCTTTCTCTAAATTTAGAAGTACTTGTGGATTCTTGCTTTCATAGTCGTTCCTAAATTTCATGCAGTATGAACTACTCTTAAATCTATTATCACCGCAGTAATTGTCCCGTATAGCTTCATATGCTGAAAGAGCTTTCTGCAGGTAGCCGTTATATTTCGAATCACATTGAGACCTAGGAAGTTCCAAttgcttttttattgtatCATAGTTGTAACAGCAgtcgaatactttttttctctgttggAAAATATCCCAGCTAATATCAGGATATATATTGGTACACTCACATAGTTCAGGGAATCTTCCCAGTATTTGATAAATTTTCCCCATAACGTTCGAAAATCGATTATCACTTAATTTTCCCCCTACAGTACTACCTATCAAatagtataaaaaatgacaacgcTCACGGTTAGCTGGGTGCCGAATCCCCATTCTTCCACATGCGTAACAGTAGTTCTTTATAAGTTCATTGGTCAAGTTCCCCTTATTAATATTGTACAGCCCTAGTACATTCTCCAACGTACTTTCTACTTGTTCCTTGTAATCCCTTCCCCTAATAACCATACGACAATTTTCCTCTATTCCAAGCTCTGCGTATATTTGTTCTGACGGTAAGGGAGGTGAAAGTGATTTCCcctaaaaatgtaattagcAGGAAGTGGAATTTGTACACCGATGCCTTCATGCTCTCTCatatttccttattattttatgtataaattTTTGCATGCATAAAGTTCAGTTATCTATTATGAGGAGTGAGGCAGGATAATTCTCCTTCCACtgcgtttttttccacttacgTCTTCCATTTTCTGCAGTagtacttttcctttatataatatatatttatgttaggaaagtgtacacacatattttcTGCACAATAAGCATGTACGAAAAATGTAGCCTGCCCTATGTGATGATTGCTGGTGGTATGATTATATATTCGAATAAGAAATTCTCTCTTCTTTCTGCAGGCATATTtgctcaattttttaagcagCGATAGCACCTTACATACCGGTATCGTATTGCtatgcatataaatgcattaaaatataaacaagTTAACACGTAATcttagaatggaaggaagtaaaagagTAAAACCAGCACacttcctttattctttgATTACAATCTTCTACGGTGGTTGTTAATTCGGAGTGCTACAATATTTTTAGTGCCCCTCAGCTATTATACATACAAGaatgtaaaattttcctttaaaatttttttctcttaaccTTAATTTATGCATTACTGATATCATGGgcttattaaaaattattcacaggcattatatatgttacaCATCAATTATTATTCTCTCCTGAATGAGCACACATATGAATATCCAATAGCGAacatccatttttaaaataaataaaaaagaatataataGAAACCACAACATTAATTCTCCTTAAAAGAGATATTGAAATGTGTAAATCCCCATAACAGCACGTTACATTATTacattccccttcttttcatttatcaTTGTTCAAAAATGGTCAGTCCTTTCTTTAATCCTCTTTCCTCCATCAATTTACAATAAACAATTCATTCATATGACACGAATGTTACACAGCTTgatctatttttattttcaccctACCTATACCATATACTGCTTAGTAActcaaccttcctttccttccttacttctGAGTATATTATAAATAGTTTATTTACACACGGAATGTGTACTATACTAATTAAGATAccttatttcttcctttaatcCATACTATATTTTGCATATACTCGTGTACCTCCTATTACACCCCCATGGTTCTGGGATTGAGGCGGGATGAACAGCATAAGGAAATTAATATCGTTTAATCGGTTAAAAAGTTTACGGATCCTTAAAAGGTTAGGGGATTTCCaaaattatttctttatagATACTACATTGGGGCTTAGGGTTTCCGGATCATGCTTTTACGTCCTAGAGTTTACGCTTGAGGTTTGaaggtttagagttcagggtttagggttcagggtttagggtttagcgttttaGGGTCTAGCGGTTTAGGGTCTAGCGGTTTAGGGTCTAACGTTTTAAGGTTTGGCTGTTTGGAGTTTGGcggcttagggttcagggcttagactttagggttcagagtttaggttttagtgttcaggaTTCAAGGTTTAGCTTTTAGAATTCTGGGGttaaggttcaggggttAGAATTCAAGGTTTGGTGTTCTGGGATCAGAGTTTCATGGTTTaggattttagggtttaggatttaggttttagggttcagtgtttagggtatCGGGTTTAGTgattagggtttagggttcagcatttatattttaacaaGTAAACCTCCTGGGCACGTTGTCCATACGAATCCACTATTGAGGAACGTGAATTCCGATGACTGATGGTTAAAACATAAAacacaaaagaaaagtgaTAAAGCATTAGCCTGGCtacctaaacactgaaccccaaacactgaaccctaaacactgaaccctaaacactgaaccctaaagcatgaaccctgaaacctaaaccctgaatacATAAAATTAATCCAGGAACCCTAAAAGCTCAACACTCAACTTTAAACTCTGAACACTACGCCGGGAACCTCATTTCTACGCGCTCAATCCTAACACGGGAGCCTCATTGGTTGACCCGGAAACCTAATTCATGAACgttaaaacctgaaccctaaagcctgaaagctaaaccctgaaacctaaaattTTAACCCGAAATCATAAAACCTAAGCCCTGAATCCCAAACACAAAAACTTAGTTCTAAACCGTGAAATCTAATCCGTTAAcactaaaccttaaaccttgaaccctaaagcctaaatgctaaaccctgaaccctaaaacctacaccatgaaccctaaaacctaaaccctgaaccctatgCCCTAAAagcttaaaccctaaaacgtGAACCCGAAGGCGTAAGTtctgaaaaggaaagtacaagcggaaaagtaaaagaaggaatagaatgaaaaaggaaggaaaaaaaaggaaggaaaaaaaaggaaggaaaaaaaaggaagaaatgtattgaaagagaaaaagaagggacaCAAAATATGGAGGGTAGGTTCGTGTATGAAATATAGTACTGGCTGTGACGGAAGGAGGTTCAAGTAGTACAGGGAGCATTTCTTATATGAATAAGTTATGCATAGTATGCTGACGAAGATTGGAATGTATTATATAGAATGGCATATGTGAGGTGTGCATATTTTGCACTTATTAAAagaattaatatattttttcatatggtagccttttttattttatatttatagatGTAGGTTGTTGACTAAATATGGATAGATGTGCAC
This region of Plasmodium coatneyi strain Hackeri chromosome 3, complete sequence genomic DNA includes:
- a CDS encoding SICA antigen — protein: MDQNCTSFSGTNKEACKLITAGLKHIYSTQVDEKNSDQVQAQHNRPFYQTMSCAALNVYADMLIKETGGQPCAITEVAIGKMFNEGNKQISTWCKDKTGSSLQCVTCERKPNLNCEIEYNNIKYNVTKKVGNLLQEDSNIQPTLTTINDMCKKSQAPKEKTENSDTQKSGKEDVTCGEAATYRGNSGGVLIEVSGAAAQQEHCEGYQPHVPKANEEDDGAGDSSSALQHPDDDENTKSSPPKVDADTEKKASATDEDDVDSNNNGEQGASPVDVVVGGGSSVEPSGSEIVAPGEEPPSGAGGEPDSSTQGISPTSSLPAAGKTSHSPGTRTNNGNGRKEGMDNPSELLTPYLPTIPVFIGLSVTSYLLWKYLALPGKRKRYRRAPQIRGPLPLEQQIVDEVDDQADGTHEYTLVKERKPRSTPIKRRKKRGVDRRAVGRRRGVRRRMIIDIHLEVLAECQKGDLHSTKGDYFTILVQEFMGSEFIKEENVPKEQVESSDFGFREEDFLPKEQVHISDSTFREEDFIPREDVPKEEIPKFDVPKGQVPCSDSGFRVNVPKEQVPSSGFRF
- a CDS encoding KIR protein, which codes for MVIRGRDYKEQVESTLENVLGLYNINKGNLTNELIKNYCYACGRMGIRHPANRERCHFLYYLIGSTVGGKLSDNRFSNVMGKIYQILGRFPELCECTNIYPDISWDIFQQRKKVFDCCYNYDTIKKQLELPRSQCDSKYNGYLQKALSAYEAIRDNYCGDNRFKSSSYCMKFRNDYESKNPQVLLNLEKGCTPTPKKPSAGDDFDLGDAVVSEGK